Proteins encoded within one genomic window of Pongo pygmaeus isolate AG05252 chromosome 6, NHGRI_mPonPyg2-v2.0_pri, whole genome shotgun sequence:
- the LOC129041028 gene encoding vacuolar fusion protein CCZ1 homolog isoform X2 codes for MAAAAAGAGSGPWAAQEKQFPPALLSFFIYNPGFGPREGEEENKILFYHPNEVEKNEKIRNVGLCEAIVQFTRTFSPSKPAKSLHTQKNRQFFNEPEGNFWMVMVVRNPIIEKQSKDGKPVIEYQEEELLDKVYSSVLQQCYSMYKLFNGTFLKAMEDGGVKLLKERLEKFFHRYLQTLHLQSCDLLDIFGGISFFPLDKMTYLKIQSFINRMEESLNIVKYTAFLYNDQLIWSGLEQDDMRILYKYLTTSLFPRHIEPEAMSAAVCFMIDASIHPTLDFCRRLDSIVGPQLTVLASDICEQFNINKRMSGSEKEPQFKFIYFNHMNLAEKSTVHMRKTPSVSLTSVHPDLMKILGDINSDFTRVDEDEEIIVKAMSDYWVVGKKSDRRELYVILNQKNANLIEVNGRSCQVHVAVTAIPLCASRIRQTFSPAFLPEWPALPTARGDPAAALLTARLPWREGTHLGRAAPLGDAPRVYCVEIQ; via the exons ATGGCTGCAGCGGCGGCCGGGGCCGGGAGCGGGCCCTGGGCGGCCCAGGAGAAGCAGTTCCCGCCGGCGCTGCTGAGTTTCTTCATTTACAACCCGGGCTTCGGGCCTCGCGAAGGAGAG GaggaaaataagattttattttatcatcCAAATGAggtagaaaagaatgaaaagattaGAAATGTCGGATTGTGTGAAGCTATTGTACAGTTTACAAG GACCTTTAGCCCATCAAAACCTGCAAAATCTTTACATACACAGAAGAACAGACAGTTCTTCAATGAACCAGAAGGAAATTTCTGGATGGTCATG GTTGTTCGGAATCCTATAATTGAAAAACAGAGTAAAGATGGAAAACCAGTTATTGAATATCAAGAGGAGGAGTTGTTG GACAAGGTTTATAGTTCAGTGCTGCAGCAGTGCTACAGCATGTACAAG CTTTTTAATGGTACATTTCTGAAAGCCATGGAGGACGGAGGCGTCAAGCTTCTGAAAGAAAGATTAGAGAAATTCTTCCATCGG TATTTGCAAACGCTACATTTGCAGTCATGTGACCTACTTGACATTTTTGGTGGAATCAGCTTCTTCCCATTGGATAAAATGACTTATTTGAAAATCCAGTCCTTTATTAATAGAATGGAGGAAAGCCTGAATATAGTCAAATACACTGCTTTTCTCTATAACGATCAGCTCATCTG GAGTGGATTAGAACAAGATGACATGAGAATTTTATACAAATACCTTACCACCTCCCTTTTTCCAAGGCACATCGAACCTGAG GCCATGAGTGCGGCTGTGTGCTTTATGATCGACG CCTCTATCCACCCAACGCTGGATTTTTGCCGAAGACTGGACAGCATCGTTGGGCCCCAGCTCACAGTGCTGGCCTCTGACATCTGTGAGCAGTTTAACATCAACAAGAGGATGTCTGG GTCTGAGAAAGAACCCCAGTTTAAGTTTATCTACTTCAACCACATGAATCTCGCCGAGAAGAGCACAGTTCACATGAGGAAAACGCCCAGTGTGTCGCTCACTTCCGTGCACCCAGATTTAATGAAGATTCTCGGTGACATCAACAGTGACTTTACCAG AGTGGATGAAGATGAGGAGATTATCGTGAAGGCCATGAGTGACTACTGGGTTGTTGGAAAGAAGTCTGATCGGCGGGAGCTCTATGTTATCTTGAATCAAAAAAACGCAAACCTCATTGAAGTAAATG GGAGAAGCTGCCAGGTTCACGTAGCCGTTACAGCTATCCCTCTGTGCGCCAGCAGAATAAGGCAGACATtttctcctgccttcctgccaGAGTGGCCAGCCTTGCCCACTGCACGGGGTGACCCGGCAGCTGCTCTGCTGACAGCTCGGCTGCCCTGGAGAGAGGGGACCCACCTCGGCAGAGCTGCCCCCTTGGGAGATGCCCCACGTGTATACTGTGTGGAAATTCAGt AA
- the LOC129041028 gene encoding vacuolar fusion protein CCZ1 homolog B isoform X4, whose translation MAAAAAGAGSGPWAAQEKQFPPALLSFFIYNPGFGPREGEDKVYSSVLQQCYSMYKLFNGTFLKAMEDGGVKLLKERLEKFFHRYLQTLHLQSCDLLDIFGGISFFPLDKMTYLKIQSFINRMEESLNIVKYTAFLYNDQLIWSGLEQDDMRILYKYLTTSLFPRHIEPELAGRDSPIRAEMPGNLQHYGRFLTGPLNLNDPDAKCRFPKIFVNTDDTYEELHLIVYKAMSAAVCFMIDASIHPTLDFCRRLDSIVGPQLTVLASDICEQFNINKRMSGSEKEPQFKFIYFNHMNLAEKSTVHMRKTPSVSLTSVHPDLMKILGDINSDFTRVDEDEEIIVKAMSDYWVVGKKSDRRELYVILNQKNANLIEVNGRSCQVHVAVTAIPLCASRIRQTFSPAFLPEWPALPTARGDPAAALLTARLPWREGTHLGRAAPLGDAPRVYCVEIQ comes from the exons ATGGCTGCAGCGGCGGCCGGGGCCGGGAGCGGGCCCTGGGCGGCCCAGGAGAAGCAGTTCCCGCCGGCGCTGCTGAGTTTCTTCATTTACAACCCGGGCTTCGGGCCTCGCGAAGGAGAG GACAAGGTTTATAGTTCAGTGCTGCAGCAGTGCTACAGCATGTACAAG CTTTTTAATGGTACATTTCTGAAAGCCATGGAGGACGGAGGCGTCAAGCTTCTGAAAGAAAGATTAGAGAAATTCTTCCATCGG TATTTGCAAACGCTACATTTGCAGTCATGTGACCTACTTGACATTTTTGGTGGAATCAGCTTCTTCCCATTGGATAAAATGACTTATTTGAAAATCCAGTCCTTTATTAATAGAATGGAGGAAAGCCTGAATATAGTCAAATACACTGCTTTTCTCTATAACGATCAGCTCATCTG GAGTGGATTAGAACAAGATGACATGAGAATTTTATACAAATACCTTACCACCTCCCTTTTTCCAAGGCACATCGAACCTGAG TTAGCAGGAAGGGATTCTCCAATAAGAGCAGAAATGCCAGGAAATCTTCAACACTATGGAAG atttcttACCGGACCCTTGAACCTTAATGATCCAGATGCAAAATGCAGATTCCCCAAAATTTTTGTAAATACCGATGATACTTATGAAGAGCTCCATTTAATTGTTTATAAG GCCATGAGTGCGGCTGTGTGCTTTATGATCGACG CCTCTATCCACCCAACGCTGGATTTTTGCCGAAGACTGGACAGCATCGTTGGGCCCCAGCTCACAGTGCTGGCCTCTGACATCTGTGAGCAGTTTAACATCAACAAGAGGATGTCTGG GTCTGAGAAAGAACCCCAGTTTAAGTTTATCTACTTCAACCACATGAATCTCGCCGAGAAGAGCACAGTTCACATGAGGAAAACGCCCAGTGTGTCGCTCACTTCCGTGCACCCAGATTTAATGAAGATTCTCGGTGACATCAACAGTGACTTTACCAG AGTGGATGAAGATGAGGAGATTATCGTGAAGGCCATGAGTGACTACTGGGTTGTTGGAAAGAAGTCTGATCGGCGGGAGCTCTATGTTATCTTGAATCAAAAAAACGCAAACCTCATTGAAGTAAATG GGAGAAGCTGCCAGGTTCACGTAGCCGTTACAGCTATCCCTCTGTGCGCCAGCAGAATAAGGCAGACATtttctcctgccttcctgccaGAGTGGCCAGCCTTGCCCACTGCACGGGGTGACCCGGCAGCTGCTCTGCTGACAGCTCGGCTGCCCTGGAGAGAGGGGACCCACCTCGGCAGAGCTGCCCCCTTGGGAGATGCCCCACGTGTATACTGTGTGGAAATTCAGt AA
- the LOC129041028 gene encoding vacuolar fusion protein CCZ1 homolog isoform X5, with amino-acid sequence MAAAAAGAGSGPWAAQEKQFPPALLSFFIYNPGFGPREGEEENKILFYHPNEVEKNEKIRNVGLCEAIVQFTRTFSPSKPAKSLHTQKNRQFFNEPEGNFWMVMVVRNPIIEKQSKDGKPVIEYQEEELLDKVYSSVLQQCYSMYKLFNGTFLKAMEDGGVKLLKERLEKFFHRYLQTLHLQSCDLLDIFGGISFFPLDKMTYLKIQSFINRMEESLNIVKYTAFLYNDQLIWSGLEQDDMRILYKYLTTSLFPRHIEPEAMSAAVCFMIDASIHPTLDFCRRLDSIVGPQLTVLASDICEQFNINKRMSGSEKEPQFKFIYFNHMNLAEKSTVHMRKTPSVSLTSVHPDLMKILGDINSDFTRVDEDEEIIVKAMSDYWVVGKKSDRRELYVILNQKNANLIEVNEEVKKLCATQFNNIFFLD; translated from the exons ATGGCTGCAGCGGCGGCCGGGGCCGGGAGCGGGCCCTGGGCGGCCCAGGAGAAGCAGTTCCCGCCGGCGCTGCTGAGTTTCTTCATTTACAACCCGGGCTTCGGGCCTCGCGAAGGAGAG GaggaaaataagattttattttatcatcCAAATGAggtagaaaagaatgaaaagattaGAAATGTCGGATTGTGTGAAGCTATTGTACAGTTTACAAG GACCTTTAGCCCATCAAAACCTGCAAAATCTTTACATACACAGAAGAACAGACAGTTCTTCAATGAACCAGAAGGAAATTTCTGGATGGTCATG GTTGTTCGGAATCCTATAATTGAAAAACAGAGTAAAGATGGAAAACCAGTTATTGAATATCAAGAGGAGGAGTTGTTG GACAAGGTTTATAGTTCAGTGCTGCAGCAGTGCTACAGCATGTACAAG CTTTTTAATGGTACATTTCTGAAAGCCATGGAGGACGGAGGCGTCAAGCTTCTGAAAGAAAGATTAGAGAAATTCTTCCATCGG TATTTGCAAACGCTACATTTGCAGTCATGTGACCTACTTGACATTTTTGGTGGAATCAGCTTCTTCCCATTGGATAAAATGACTTATTTGAAAATCCAGTCCTTTATTAATAGAATGGAGGAAAGCCTGAATATAGTCAAATACACTGCTTTTCTCTATAACGATCAGCTCATCTG GAGTGGATTAGAACAAGATGACATGAGAATTTTATACAAATACCTTACCACCTCCCTTTTTCCAAGGCACATCGAACCTGAG GCCATGAGTGCGGCTGTGTGCTTTATGATCGACG CCTCTATCCACCCAACGCTGGATTTTTGCCGAAGACTGGACAGCATCGTTGGGCCCCAGCTCACAGTGCTGGCCTCTGACATCTGTGAGCAGTTTAACATCAACAAGAGGATGTCTGG GTCTGAGAAAGAACCCCAGTTTAAGTTTATCTACTTCAACCACATGAATCTCGCCGAGAAGAGCACAGTTCACATGAGGAAAACGCCCAGTGTGTCGCTCACTTCCGTGCACCCAGATTTAATGAAGATTCTCGGTGACATCAACAGTGACTTTACCAG AGTGGATGAAGATGAGGAGATTATCGTGAAGGCCATGAGTGACTACTGGGTTGTTGGAAAGAAGTCTGATCGGCGGGAGCTCTATGTTATCTTGAATCAAAAAAACGCAAACCTCATTGAAGTAAATG AAGAGGTCAAGAAACTTTGTGCAACGCAGTTCAACAACATCTTCTTCTTGGATTGA
- the LOC129041028 gene encoding vacuolar fusion protein CCZ1 homolog B isoform X3, translating into MAAAAAGAGSGPWAAQEKQFPPALLSFFIYNPGFGPREGEEENKILFYHPNEVEKNEKIRNVGLCEAIVQFTRTFSPSKPAKSLHTQKNRQFFNEPEGNFWMVMVVRNPIIEKQSKDGKPVIEYQEEELLDKVYSSVLQQCYSMYKLFNGTFLKAMEDGGVKLLKERLEKFFHRYLQTLHLQSCDLLDIFGGISFFPLDKMTYLKIQSFINRMEESLNIVKYTAFLYNDQLIWSGLEQDDMRILYKYLTTSLFPRHIEPELAGRDSPIRAEMPGNLQHYGRFLTGPLNLNDPDAKCRFPKIFVNTDDTYEELHLIVYKAMSAAVCFMIDASIHPTLDFCRRLDSIVGPQLTVLASDICEQFNINKRMSGSEKEPQFKFIYFNHMNLAEKSTVHMRKTPSVSLTSVHPDLMKILGDINSDFTRVDEDEEIIVKAMSDYWVVGKKSDRRELYVILNQKNANLIEVNEEVKKLCATQFNNIFFLD; encoded by the exons ATGGCTGCAGCGGCGGCCGGGGCCGGGAGCGGGCCCTGGGCGGCCCAGGAGAAGCAGTTCCCGCCGGCGCTGCTGAGTTTCTTCATTTACAACCCGGGCTTCGGGCCTCGCGAAGGAGAG GaggaaaataagattttattttatcatcCAAATGAggtagaaaagaatgaaaagattaGAAATGTCGGATTGTGTGAAGCTATTGTACAGTTTACAAG GACCTTTAGCCCATCAAAACCTGCAAAATCTTTACATACACAGAAGAACAGACAGTTCTTCAATGAACCAGAAGGAAATTTCTGGATGGTCATG GTTGTTCGGAATCCTATAATTGAAAAACAGAGTAAAGATGGAAAACCAGTTATTGAATATCAAGAGGAGGAGTTGTTG GACAAGGTTTATAGTTCAGTGCTGCAGCAGTGCTACAGCATGTACAAG CTTTTTAATGGTACATTTCTGAAAGCCATGGAGGACGGAGGCGTCAAGCTTCTGAAAGAAAGATTAGAGAAATTCTTCCATCGG TATTTGCAAACGCTACATTTGCAGTCATGTGACCTACTTGACATTTTTGGTGGAATCAGCTTCTTCCCATTGGATAAAATGACTTATTTGAAAATCCAGTCCTTTATTAATAGAATGGAGGAAAGCCTGAATATAGTCAAATACACTGCTTTTCTCTATAACGATCAGCTCATCTG GAGTGGATTAGAACAAGATGACATGAGAATTTTATACAAATACCTTACCACCTCCCTTTTTCCAAGGCACATCGAACCTGAG TTAGCAGGAAGGGATTCTCCAATAAGAGCAGAAATGCCAGGAAATCTTCAACACTATGGAAG atttcttACCGGACCCTTGAACCTTAATGATCCAGATGCAAAATGCAGATTCCCCAAAATTTTTGTAAATACCGATGATACTTATGAAGAGCTCCATTTAATTGTTTATAAG GCCATGAGTGCGGCTGTGTGCTTTATGATCGACG CCTCTATCCACCCAACGCTGGATTTTTGCCGAAGACTGGACAGCATCGTTGGGCCCCAGCTCACAGTGCTGGCCTCTGACATCTGTGAGCAGTTTAACATCAACAAGAGGATGTCTGG GTCTGAGAAAGAACCCCAGTTTAAGTTTATCTACTTCAACCACATGAATCTCGCCGAGAAGAGCACAGTTCACATGAGGAAAACGCCCAGTGTGTCGCTCACTTCCGTGCACCCAGATTTAATGAAGATTCTCGGTGACATCAACAGTGACTTTACCAG AGTGGATGAAGATGAGGAGATTATCGTGAAGGCCATGAGTGACTACTGGGTTGTTGGAAAGAAGTCTGATCGGCGGGAGCTCTATGTTATCTTGAATCAAAAAAACGCAAACCTCATTGAAGTAAATG AAGAGGTCAAGAAACTTTGTGCAACGCAGTTCAACAACATCTTCTTCTTGGATTGA
- the LOC129041028 gene encoding vacuolar fusion protein CCZ1 homolog B isoform X1 gives MAAAAAGAGSGPWAAQEKQFPPALLSFFIYNPGFGPREGEEENKILFYHPNEVEKNEKIRNVGLCEAIVQFTRTFSPSKPAKSLHTQKNRQFFNEPEGNFWMVMVVRNPIIEKQSKDGKPVIEYQEEELLDKVYSSVLQQCYSMYKLFNGTFLKAMEDGGVKLLKERLEKFFHRYLQTLHLQSCDLLDIFGGISFFPLDKMTYLKIQSFINRMEESLNIVKYTAFLYNDQLIWSGLEQDDMRILYKYLTTSLFPRHIEPELAGRDSPIRAEMPGNLQHYGRFLTGPLNLNDPDAKCRFPKIFVNTDDTYEELHLIVYKAMSAAVCFMIDASIHPTLDFCRRLDSIVGPQLTVLASDICEQFNINKRMSGSEKEPQFKFIYFNHMNLAEKSTVHMRKTPSVSLTSVHPDLMKILGDINSDFTRVDEDEEIIVKAMSDYWVVGKKSDRRELYVILNQKNANLIEVNGRSCQVHVAVTAIPLCASRIRQTFSPAFLPEWPALPTARGDPAAALLTARLPWREGTHLGRAAPLGDAPRVYCVEIQ, from the exons ATGGCTGCAGCGGCGGCCGGGGCCGGGAGCGGGCCCTGGGCGGCCCAGGAGAAGCAGTTCCCGCCGGCGCTGCTGAGTTTCTTCATTTACAACCCGGGCTTCGGGCCTCGCGAAGGAGAG GaggaaaataagattttattttatcatcCAAATGAggtagaaaagaatgaaaagattaGAAATGTCGGATTGTGTGAAGCTATTGTACAGTTTACAAG GACCTTTAGCCCATCAAAACCTGCAAAATCTTTACATACACAGAAGAACAGACAGTTCTTCAATGAACCAGAAGGAAATTTCTGGATGGTCATG GTTGTTCGGAATCCTATAATTGAAAAACAGAGTAAAGATGGAAAACCAGTTATTGAATATCAAGAGGAGGAGTTGTTG GACAAGGTTTATAGTTCAGTGCTGCAGCAGTGCTACAGCATGTACAAG CTTTTTAATGGTACATTTCTGAAAGCCATGGAGGACGGAGGCGTCAAGCTTCTGAAAGAAAGATTAGAGAAATTCTTCCATCGG TATTTGCAAACGCTACATTTGCAGTCATGTGACCTACTTGACATTTTTGGTGGAATCAGCTTCTTCCCATTGGATAAAATGACTTATTTGAAAATCCAGTCCTTTATTAATAGAATGGAGGAAAGCCTGAATATAGTCAAATACACTGCTTTTCTCTATAACGATCAGCTCATCTG GAGTGGATTAGAACAAGATGACATGAGAATTTTATACAAATACCTTACCACCTCCCTTTTTCCAAGGCACATCGAACCTGAG TTAGCAGGAAGGGATTCTCCAATAAGAGCAGAAATGCCAGGAAATCTTCAACACTATGGAAG atttcttACCGGACCCTTGAACCTTAATGATCCAGATGCAAAATGCAGATTCCCCAAAATTTTTGTAAATACCGATGATACTTATGAAGAGCTCCATTTAATTGTTTATAAG GCCATGAGTGCGGCTGTGTGCTTTATGATCGACG CCTCTATCCACCCAACGCTGGATTTTTGCCGAAGACTGGACAGCATCGTTGGGCCCCAGCTCACAGTGCTGGCCTCTGACATCTGTGAGCAGTTTAACATCAACAAGAGGATGTCTGG GTCTGAGAAAGAACCCCAGTTTAAGTTTATCTACTTCAACCACATGAATCTCGCCGAGAAGAGCACAGTTCACATGAGGAAAACGCCCAGTGTGTCGCTCACTTCCGTGCACCCAGATTTAATGAAGATTCTCGGTGACATCAACAGTGACTTTACCAG AGTGGATGAAGATGAGGAGATTATCGTGAAGGCCATGAGTGACTACTGGGTTGTTGGAAAGAAGTCTGATCGGCGGGAGCTCTATGTTATCTTGAATCAAAAAAACGCAAACCTCATTGAAGTAAATG GGAGAAGCTGCCAGGTTCACGTAGCCGTTACAGCTATCCCTCTGTGCGCCAGCAGAATAAGGCAGACATtttctcctgccttcctgccaGAGTGGCCAGCCTTGCCCACTGCACGGGGTGACCCGGCAGCTGCTCTGCTGACAGCTCGGCTGCCCTGGAGAGAGGGGACCCACCTCGGCAGAGCTGCCCCCTTGGGAGATGCCCCACGTGTATACTGTGTGGAAATTCAGt AA